The following coding sequences are from one Arachis hypogaea cultivar Tifrunner chromosome 7, arahy.Tifrunner.gnm2.J5K5, whole genome shotgun sequence window:
- the LOC140174382 gene encoding uncharacterized protein, translating into MTAEVPLVADGEFAVGMEFSSREAVIKAIKEVSLISRKYCWVIRRYNGSHTCTRATISQDHAKLDSITIAEAIKPLVEADPSLKVKSVIAEVQSKFNYTVSYRKAWAFRHCKPVVQVDGTHLYGKYKGCLLVAVSQDGNNNIVPIAFAIVEGETSDAWHFFLSNLRQHVVTRDGVGLISDRHESINAAVERSNGAWSPPRAFHMFCIRHIESNFLRKFKAPYLQKLVVNIGYSRTVREYEVRYQRLRERGEAYTNWLNRIPREQYALAFDGGYRWGHMTTNLVECINSVLKGARNLPITALVKATFYRLNELFTRKRAEAEARINAGHVFSEVVTSKLHANQLASGNIHDRTR; encoded by the exons ATGACTGCAG AAGTTCCTCttgtcgcagatggtgaatttgctGTTGGGATGGAGTTTAGTTCCCGGGAAGCTGTTATTAAGGCAATAAAAGA ggttagTCTGATCAGCAGGAAGTAttgttgggttataaggaggtataatggtagCCACACTTGCACAAGAGCCACCATTTCACAGGATCATGCGAAGCTGGACTCCatcacaattgcagaagcaataaagccattGGTTGAGGCTGATCCCTCCTTAAAGGTAAAGTCCGTTATAGCAGAAGTGCAATCGAAGTTTAACTATACTGTAAGCTATcggaaagcatg ggcattcagacattgtaagccAGTTGTCCAGGTGGATGGGACTCACTTGTACGGAAAGTATAAGGGTTGTCTCCTAGTCGCAGTTTCACAGGATGGCAACAACAACATCGTCCCAATTGCGTTTGCTATTGTcgagggagagacttctgatgcgTGGCACTTTTTCCTTAGTAACTTGCGTCAACATGTTGTCACTCGGGATGGTGTGGGACTGATATCCGACCGACACGAATCCATCAATGCAGCTGTGGAACGGAGTAACGGAGCCTGGTCACCTCCTAGAGCTTTTCATATGTTCtgcatcaggcatatagagtcgAATTTTCTGCGGAAATTCAAGGCACCGTACCTCCAAAAATTGGTCGTCAACATTG GATATTCCAGGACGGTGCGGGAGTATGAAGTGCGTTACCAGCGATTACGGGAACGGGGGGAAGCGTATACCAACTGGTTAAACCGAATTCCTCGCGAGCAGTACGCATTGGCGTTTGATGGTGGATACCGATGGGGTCACATGACAACGAATCTAGTGGAATGCATCAATTCAGTGttgaagggtgcacgcaatctTCCTATTACTGCTCTTGTCAAGGCAACATTCTACAGGCTAAACGAGCTCTTCACCAGAAAAAGAGCAGAGGCAGAAGCGCGGATTAATGCTGGCCATGTGTTCTCCGAAGTCGTGACCTCGAAGTTGCATGCAAACCAACTTGCTTCAGGAAACATACATGATAGAACCCGGTAA